The Ictalurus punctatus breed USDA103 unplaced genomic scaffold, Coco_2.0 Super-Scaffold_100056, whole genome shotgun sequence genome has a window encoding:
- the LOC128630458 gene encoding heat shock factor protein 5: MENTDATFGTFINPNYFPGKLWRLVNDPQICSVWWDDSGEGILVHQETFEAEVLLSQPTHLSEYFRTTDFISFVRQLNLYGFKKQRTNISDKQSYNSSIKAQLHHFQNPYFKRDKPELLLDIKRRTPLNKAKLAGLKVTGRTPRRFYHVMQNSAQETSGLMRTGSVLLEHQGTPYHHPCNVPQQEQRSNTPHHSQYGFYTPGDDLIHFDPFIIAVSSA; this comes from the exons ATGGAAAACACTGATGCAACTTTTGGCACCTTCATCAACCCCAACTACTTCCCTGGAAAGTTGTGGCGTTTGGTGAACGATCCCCAGATTTGCTCAGTCTGGTGGGACGACAGCGGGGAAGGGATACTTGTTCATCAGGAAACATTCGAAGCCGAAGTGCTATTGTCCCAACCCACACATTTGTCTGAGTACTTCAGGACAACTGACTTCATAAGTTTCGTTCGCCAGCTGAACCTGTACGGCTTCAAAAAACAACGCACGAACATCTCGGACAAGCAGTCGTACAACTCTTCGATTAAAGCCCAACTGCACCATTTTCAAAACCCGTACTTCAAACGGGATAAGCCCGAGCTCCTGCTCGATATAAAGCGACGCACGCCTCTCAATAAGGCCAAGCTCGCCGGCTTAAAGGTGACGGGCAGGACGCCCAGACGTTTCTATCACGTGATGCAGAATTCAGCACAGGAAACCTCTGGCTTAATGAGAACAG GTTCAGTCTTGCTTGAACATCAGGGAACCCCTTACCACCATCCCTGTAATGTCCCTCAGCAGGAGCAGAGGAGCAACACACCTCATCACTCACAGTACGGGTTTTACACACCAGGTGatgatttaatacattttgaccCCTTTATAATAGCTGTGAGCTCAGCCTGA